ATCAACGTTGGTTATTCTGACGACGAAATTGATAAGGTCGTTTTTGGAAACATCGACGACCTTCTGAAAGGGAGGTAGCATGGGATTTTCTCCAATATACTCCAAACACGTTCTCGAAAAATCTTACAAACACTGGGCAACAACATTCCTTGACGAGTTCGGGCGGCAAAACAAGGCCCATCTTATCATGCTTGCCAGGCAGGGAATAATCGATTCGAAGACCGCCTCGGCGCTCAAGAAATCCATGAGTAAACTCGACTCGACCATGGAGATACCCGGAGAGTTTCCCGAAGGCGTCGAAGACCTCTTCTTCTACTACGAAAAGCAACTCGAACTCCTACTGGGAGAAAAAGCTGGATCGCTCCATACAGCAAGAAGTAGAAACGATATGGATACGACGGTTTTCCGATTGTACGTGAGAAAGTTGATGATCTCACTCATTAAGCAGATGTTGCTCCTTGCGGGAGCCTTGATTGAAAAGATCAGGGCATCCAGAGAACAGCTGTTGGTTCTTTACACCCATGGCCAGCCCGCGCAAGTATCTACACTTGCACATTATCTCTCGTCTTTTCTGATCGAATTTCTCGAAGGCCTCGAAGGTCTGAATGCTTCGATGAGAGTGGTGAACCAGTGTCCTCTGGGAGCCGCTGCGATCACGACGACGGGCTTCAACATAGACAGGCAGCTGGTCTCGGATCTGCTCGGATTCGAAAGACCGGTTCCTAACTCTTATCAGGCAATCGTTACCTCTCACTGGTTAACTTATCCGTCGATGTGGTTCAAGAGCATTCTCAACGACATAACGCGCCTTATGGCCGACATGGGGCATAAAGCTTCTTGTGAAGTTGGAATGTTAAGCTTCCCAGATGAACTCGTGCAGGTTTCCAGCATAATGCCTCAAAAGCGAAATCCGGTCATTATCGAGCATATAAGAATTCAGTCGGGAATGGCTGCCGGCGACTTCCAGAGTTTGATAGATCTCTTCCACAACGTGTCATATCAGGATGTTAATGAAGTGGCCGATGCCCCTATAACCAGTTTCACCAGAGGTTGCGAAACGCTTTCTGGACTTCTGGAGTTACTTGAGGAGACACTTCTGAAAGTCTCCGTTGATGAGCGGAAGGTCGATGATATAGCGATCGCAACAGGTACGACAACAACGGAATTGGCCGATGAACTTGTAAGAAGAGAAGCGATCTCTTTCAGAACGGCTCATGTCGTGACGAGCGCTTTCGTGAAATCGGGCTACTCCTTTGAAACTCTCCGCAGGAAGTTCTCTGAACTGGTGGGAAGAGCCCTCGAAATGAGTGATCTAGAGCTCAGAAAAGTTCTCTCTCCCAGGCATTTTGTGCAGGTACGTAACGTCCCCGGAGGGCCCTCGATTTCTGCAATGGAAAGTGTTATAACTTTTATTGAAGAAAAAGTGAAAATAATCACAGACTCGCTGAACGGACTCATCAAAAACATTGTAGAGAGAGAAGAACAGCTGTCGATAGAGTTCAACGGTCTGGGTTGACGGGGTGTAGCCTTGATTCCGGCAGGAAGAATTATAGAAAGGCTCGAAGAAGCTATTACGAAGGCGAACACGGATATGGATCCGGCGATTGTTGAGTCACTCGATCACTACGAAGGGCCTTTTTCGAGCGTGTTGAGAGAAAACGCCGTTGCTGCAAAAGAGACGGGACTCCCGATATGTCAGGATACAGGTTTTCTCGAGTTCTTCGTCTTTCAGGGTAATGAAGTTGCTCTAGAAGAGCCGATCATTGAAACACTTAATTCGGCAGTCAAAAAAGTCTACACTGAGAAACCCTATAGATATTCCATAGTGTCGGACCCATTTAAGAGAGTAAATACCAGAGATAATACGCCGGTCGTATGTCATCTCTTTCCGGAGAGGGGGAAAAGGTTCGAAATCCGCTTTCTTATTAAGGGAGGGGGCAGCGAAAATCTTTCACGGCTCTTTATGTTAAATCCCACAGCAACCGTTGACGATTTGGTGCGAACACTCGTTGAATCGCTCAAGGAGAGTGCAGCAAGAGGTTGTCCGCCGTTGAAAGTAGGTATAGGAATCGGCGGGAGTTCGGACAAAGCGATGGTGCTTGCCAAACTCGCTCTTACCAGATCCTTCGACGAGAGACATCACGACAAAGACTACGCGGCCCTTGAAGAAAGAATACTTAGAGAAATCAACGATCTGCAGATAGGATATCAGGGTCTGGGAACTGGCATAACCGCATACTCGGTGCACATAGAGACTTATCCCTCGCATATCGCCATAATGCCTGTGGGACTGGCGACTGATTGCTATATCGCAAGAAAGGGGAGAGTAATCTTTGAAGATTGAAGATTTGCGTGCCGGCGACGAACTCCTTTACTCCGGCGAGTTCCTTCTCATGAGAGACGCCGCGCAAAAACGATTGAAAAAAATGCTCGACGAAGGCAAAGAATTGCCGATTTCTCTCGATGGAATGATAATTTTCTACGCGGGGCCGGCCAAACCGACTAAAGATTCTTTCGGAGCTATAGGACCCACAACTTCGAGCAGAATGGATTCATTTCTCGAAATGCTTTATCTGAAAGGTGTTCTGGCAACGGTAGGAAAAGGAAAGAGAAGCCTTCAGGCCGTTTCGCTCTGTAAAAAATACAGAAGAGTTTACTTTCTGGCTCCCAGTGGTGCCGCCGCCGCTCTGGCCGGTAGAATTTCCGGCATGACGGTCGTGGCTTTCGATGATCTCGGTACGGAAGCGATATTCAGGGTTAGTGTGAAGGATTTCCCGCTCTACGTCGCTATCGATTGCCTTGGAAACGATGTTTTCATTAAGAATAGAGGGTGATTGTTTTGAACGAAGAGGCACTGAAACTGCACAAAGAACTGCGTGGCAAACTCGAGGTGAAAAGTAGGGTCAGTGTGGATAGCATGAGGGCCCTTTCGCTGGCCTACACTCCTGGAGTCGCCGACGTTTGCCGGGTTATCAACGAGAACAAAGAACTGGTCTATGACTATACCAACAAATGGAATTACGTTGCGGTCGTATCGGATGGAACGGCCGTTCTTGGCCTTGGAGATATCGGTCCCGAGGCGGGGATGCCAGTCATGGAAGGCAAGGCCTTGCTCTTCAAGGAGTTCGGAAATGTTGATGCCTTCCCTCTATGCATAAACGTCCATGAACCCGATGAAATCATCGCATTCGTTCAGGCCCTATCACCGACGTTCGGCGGGGTGAATCTGGAAGACATATCCTCTCCGAAATGTTTTTATATCGAGCAAGAGCTGCAACGAAGACTCGACATACCGATCTTCCATGACGATCAACACGGAGCAGCCATCGTGGCAACTGCCGCTTTGAGGAACGCTTTGAAAATAGTGGGTAAGAATATGGAAAATCTGAAGGTCGCGACTGTCGGTGTTGGGGCGGCCGGTGGAGCGACTATCAAGATGTTGCTTGCGGCCGGTATCAGAAACATCGTTGCGGTCGATAGGAACGGTATTCTCAATAAAGACGATCCTAAAACCCTTTTAAATGAGTTCCACCGTAAGATAGTTGGAGAGATCAACCCCGACAACCTTTCCGGTGATCTGGCAAAGGCCATAAAAGGTGCCGACGTTTTCATCGGTACCTCGGTCGGAGGGATAATCTCTGCCGAAATGATCAGATCCATGGCGCCAGGAGCGATCGTTTTCGCCCTGGCAAATCCTGTGCCTGAGATCATGCCCGATCTGGCCAAAGAAGCAGGGGCAAAGATAGTTGCAACCGGCAGATCGGATTTCCCCAACCAGATCAACAATGTCTTGGCCTTCCCCGGAATATTCAGGGGTGCACTAGATGTGAGATCAAGAGAGATCAACGAATCTATGAAGCTCGCGGCGACCGACGCACTTGCCGATGCCGTTGGCGATGACAGACTCTCTGCAGACTACATACTCCCGAAGGCTTTCGAGCCGGGAATAGCACGTAAAGTGGCGATCGCCGTTGCGAGAGCCTCCTTGGAAACCGGTTCCGCAAAATTGAAGATCTCGCCCAATGATATCGAAGAGACAGTAGACAGAGGATTTAGAAGAATAGGTTGAACAGGATATAGAATAATAGGCCATCAGGAATGGCCTATTTTTCGTGGCCGAGAGTCTGGCTAATAGAATGATAGAGCATCGACGGGCCAGTCCGTAAATAATTCCGATAAAATTAATCATAATCTTTCAAACGAGTAATTAATTATAATTCTAAATAAGTGATAATTTAATTATAAAATTCGCAATTTGCCATCCGGAGGAGATACGATGAGATACTGGATCAACGTTTCGATTTTTATAGCACTTTCCGTGACTTTGATAGCGCTGGTGAGCATCTGGCACAGAAACAGACCTGTTGAATTCCCTCAAACTGTTGAGGTTAGACCATTCGGGGAGTTTCAGGATGGCATATACACTGGAACAGAAGGCTACGCAGTTGTTCAAATCGAGATCAATGACGGGAAAATACTCTCCGCGAAGGTTCTCCAGAACAAACCAGGAAGTTATTCCAAAAGTGCCGAAGCTGTTATCGACAGAGTTATAGATGCTCAAAGCCTCGAGGTAGATATGATCACAGGCGCTACGGCCACGAGCAGGGTAATAGTCGATGCCATAAGAAATGCGCTCAAAATCACCGAGTAGTCGCCATCCTTAATACTCAGGAGATTTAGATGCTGGTTCGTAAATACTGAGTATCGGATTGTTCCACTCTCCAGTTATTCTCCATTTCCGGCCCGCTTTTGAGAGAGAGAAAGTCATTTCGGCTTCCACAGAGTAATCTTTATCGTCGTACCGGAAAGAGAGCGTGAAGTTCGCATAAATAACGGCTTGACCAGATGAAGGCTTTTCGACGCTTTCCACGTTCAGAGAGAAGCTTGAAATCTCCCGTTCTGTCAGAAATCGATTGTAATAGTACCTGAGATCCGCTTTTGTAACGGGCCTTCCGGAAGGATTGGCCGTCGTCGAAATTTCCACGGTTTCAGCGTAAAGTTCCAGAATTCTGTCAACATTTCCCCTTAACACTTCTTTTTCGAGCGACTTCAAAACCGATTCCGGTTTGCCCACCATGTTAAGACATCCGGAAACAGCAAATACCAGCAGTGGCAACACAAACAAGAGAGTCTTTTTCAAGGCCACACCCCCGAGTCTTACGAATCTAATCAATAATACCAGATTCGGCTCTCATCTTTGGCCGGCAAGAAACTCTATGGCCAGAAGATATCCTGTAAAGCCCAGCCCGGCGATTGTGCCTGTGCAGACCGATGATACGACGCTTCTGTTCCTGAAGGCTTCCCTGGCGTGTATGTTTGAGATATGCACTTCTACCTTCGGACCGGTGAATATTTCCAGTGCGTCTCTCAGTGCGTAGCTATAATGTGTCAGGGCCCCGGGATTTATGACGAGCGCATCGAAATCCAGTCCATGGATCCTGTCTATCAATTCGCCTTCGTAGTTAGATTGAAAGAACTCGCATTCTATTCCCAGATCTTGAGCCCTGAACTTTATTATTTCTACCAAGTCTTCGTAAGAGAGAACACCATAGATGTCGCTCTTCCTTTTTCCGAGCATGTTGAGGTTCGGCCCGTTTATGACGAGTATCTTCATACCACCACCGCCAGAAGTTCGTCGAGCTTAACCTTTAAAAGCTCAAAATTTCCCGGCGATCTCAGAAGCGGTATCTCTATTTCGGTCTCATCGCAGGTCGTTCCCTTTTTGTCGTTTCTCAACAGACGTAAGGCTTCTTCTATGGGAAGTGGTGGAAGGTCGAGTCCAAATATTTCCGATAGCGTGTCACATACGTCGTTGTAAACAGACTCCTCGACTAGTCCGAGGTTCATGAAATAGTACATCTCGCGTTCCAGTCCCCAGGCAACGGCCGTTCCATGAGACACACCGACTATCGGTTCGTAGAGGTGGCCGAGAGTATGTCCCAGGTTTAGTATTTTTCTGATCCCTCTTTCGTGGACATCCGATGCCACTATTTCGTTTTTCAGAACCACGGCCTCTTCTAGCATCTTATTCAAGGTTACGATATTTCTGTCTTTCAATTTACCACATAAAGACTTGAATTGATCGTACCACTGCCCGGTTATCAGGAATATCTTGAAAGCCTCCACCAGGCCTTCTTCGAATCTACCGGGATCCATTGAAAGCGTTGCTATCGGATCAAGAACCGTTTCGGCCGGGAAATAGAAGTTACCTATCATATTCTTCCCACCCCGGAAATTCAACCCGTTTTTTCCACCTATGGAAGCATCCACCTGAGAAAGAAGAGTCGTGGGAAAGAGGGTCAGAGGAACTCCCCTCTTGAATGTGGAGGCGGCGAATCCAACCAGATCGGTCACAGTGCCTCCTCCCGCAGCTGAAAGAACATCGTTTCTAGAAAGTCCCCGTTCCATAAGGAAGTCGTAGATTTCGAAAAGAGTGTGAAAACCTTTCGCTTCCTCTCCGTCTTCTATCGAAAAGGCCGACGAGGGAATCCATTCAGAAAAGACCTTGAATACCCTGTGCGAGACAACGGCGTTCTGCATTCCCCCGATCGCTTTGAATCCCCCGTTGGCCAGAGTCACCGGATGGGTTCCGTTGATTATTCTCCTCTTCTCCCCCGAAAATAGTCTCATGCAGATCGATGCAACTATCTCCCATTTGGAGTGATTCGATGCCTCTATCGAGGGAAACTGTTCGTACAGTTCTCTCCTCTCTTCCCATATCCTGAAAATCGCTTCCTTCCCCCCCTTCAAGAGAGGCCTATTAAGTGTGTCAACACGTTTGAAGAGATCGGCCGGCGGCAGTTTCAGATATATAGTGTTCTCTTTTTTGAGAGTTCTTCGATTCACCGTGTCGAGAACGATACCGCCTCCAGTGGAGACCACAATGCTCTCCTTTTTAACCAGTTCTTTAAGAAGGTTTCTTTCGAGTTTCCTGAAAACTCCTTCTCCATCATCCTCGAAGATCTTTTCGACAGTCTTTCCGCTTCTGGCTTCTATTTCGCTGTCCATATCCACGAACTCGAGATCGAGAACAGAAGAGAGGATCTTACCGATGGTGCTTTTCCCCGAGCCCATCATTCCAACAAGGAAGACTCTCATTCTCCAACCTCCCTTTCAACAAATCGAAGCTATCGTTTCCGTATTTCTCTAGAATCGACTCAAGAAGTAAAAGCCCGAGCATACTTTCCCCAACGACCGAAGCTGCCGGGACAGCTGTAACATCGGAACGGACGTACGGGGTTTTCTCAACGTTCATACTCTTCAGATTGACTGAGTCTATACCGTTTTCAAGCGTAGGAATCGGCTTGACGCTGGCAACTACGACCAAGGGCTGGCCGTTGGATATACCTCCTTCCACCCCGCCGGCATTGTTCGAAAGCCGCGAAACTTTCCCATTGCTTACTGCAAAGGGATCGTGGTATTGACTTCCGGGTAGGCTGACATCTGGATTGCCTACGAATACTCCCTTCACAGAAGGAATAGCCAAGAAGTATCGTCCAATCTTCGAATCCAGTCTCTCGAAAAGTTCGCCATATCCACCTATCCCTGATGGAAGACCATAGGCGCTGACAGCGAAGATCCCACCCAGAGTGTCACCTTTGTCGATCGCCTTTTCTATCTCGGCCACCATCTCTCCGCTTGCCAGTTTGTCATGGCAGTAAACGGGCGAAGCGTCACGCGCCACAACGCAAACACTATCCGGTATCGGGCAGTGAATCTTTCCTATCGCTATAACCGAACTGACGATCTCGATTCCGAGTTTCGAAAGCATCTGGCACGCTATCGATCCAATAGAGACCAGCGCGGCCGTCCACCTAGCGCTGCTGCGTTCGGCATAAATCGTCAGATCACTCAGCCTGTATTTGGTCCAGGCAGCATAATCGGCATGGCCAGGCCGGGGAATGCTTCTCGTCTCCTTCTCGCTTCTTGGAGCGAGGTTCGCTATCTCGATCAAAATTGGTGCGCCTGTCGTCAGGTCATTCCATAGACCGGACTTTATGATAGCCCTGTCGTGTTCTAGCCCCATTCTCTTTCCCCTGCCGTAGCCACGTTGTCTTCTCTTGAGGTTCTTGTCTATCTCATCGATCGATACCGGGAAACCGGCGGGCAAACCTTCAATTAACCCGTACATCGCCTGACCATGTGAGTCTCCGGCTACGCTGAACTTCATCTGACCACCTCCTCGAAGGCTCTTTCAAAAGTCTTCTTGTCGAAGAGCCCCCAGATCTTCAAGTTCTCGCAGGCCTGGAAGAAGAGCATGGCCTTCCCATCAATTACTTTCTCAACTCCGCACTCCCTGGCAACCTTCTGGAGAGGCGTTTCGCTGTAGATCAGATCGTAAACCAGAGAGATTCCCTGGAACTCCTCGCGTCCAAGACTTAAGTACTCCCCCTTCATTCCGATCGACGTCGCGTTTATTATGCTCTTACTTTTCTTCACAATAGATGGAAGAGAATCGAAAGAAAAGATCTTTACCTCGAAATTTCTGTTGTTGAAATCCTCCGCGACCCTTTCGGCCCTGAACGTACTCCTGTTGATTACATTTATACGGTTAACACCAAACTCTTTAAGAGCGTAAATCACGGCTCTGGAAGCTCCTCCGGCACCCAGTATTGTTATGGGTTCTTCAATTTTTATATCTCTGAGTGAATTACTGAAACCAATCCAGTCGGTGTTATAACCAACCCCTTTGAAAATGCAGTTCACGGCGCGCAAAGATCTCTCCACCATACAATCGACATGAGCAACGACTGCTTCCTTGAAGGGTATAGTCACGTTGAGACCGTCGTACTCTTTGAGAAGAACGTCGATAACCGACGAGAATTCACCGGTCTGTATGTCCAGGGCTTCATAAGTAGCATCGATTCCCTTCATTTCGAAGAAACGCGTGTAGATTCTTGGTGAGAGGCTGTGTGAGACAGGATGGCCTACTATACAGAATCTCATCGACACACCTCCGCGATATCCTTGAAGAATTGCGGATAGGAGATCCTTACCGAATCTGCTCCACCGATTTCGATGCCTTCCTCGCTGAGGATGCCTGCAACTGCGAAGAGCATGGCTATCCTGTGGTCACCGGCCGAATCGATTCTTCCTCCTACAATTTTCTGCGACCCTTCAATCGAAAAGCCGTCTTCGAGCTCCTCAATTACGACCCCGAGCTTTCTGAAGTTCTCAACGGTCGATGTTATTCTGTCCGACTCTTTTTTTCTTAGTTCTCCCGCTCCCCTTATAACAGTCGTTCCGCAAGCCTTCGCCCCGGCAAGGGCCAGTAGGGGAATCTCGTCTATCATGGAGGGAACTAACCCGGTATCGATCTCTAACCCAGTCAATCTGGAAGATTTAGCCACTATTTTGCCGCAGGGTTCGGGCGAGGTTTTTTCGACCGTCCATTCGATCTCGGCACCCATCTTCTTCAACGTTTTCAAAAGACCTGTGCGTCTTTCGTTAAGCCCGACATTTCTGACGATAATTGAGGCGTCTGGATGGAGAATTGCGAGTACTAAGAAGAAAGAGGCCGATGAGACGTCTCCCGGTATTTGAAAGAACACGGGGTTCAGTTCGCCACGTTCTATGGAAACTATCCTTCCGTTGATCTTCATCTTAGCTCCCATCGAGTCTAGCATTCTCTCAGTATGGTCTCTGCTTGGAACGGGCTCGATCACCGTGGTTATACCTTCAGCCTTCATGCCCGCCAGCAGTATTGCACTTTTCACCTGGGCGCTGGCTACCTGGAGGTCATGGGTGCAACCGTGAAGATCTCCGCCCTTTATCGACAGA
This portion of the Mesotoga infera genome encodes:
- the aroQ gene encoding type II 3-dehydroquinate dehydratase; its protein translation is MKILVINGPNLNMLGKRKSDIYGVLSYEDLVEIIKFRAQDLGIECEFFQSNYEGELIDRIHGLDFDALVINPGALTHYSYALRDALEIFTGPKVEVHISNIHAREAFRNRSVVSSVCTGTIAGLGFTGYLLAIEFLAGQR
- a CDS encoding shikimate dehydrogenase family protein — protein: MRFCIVGHPVSHSLSPRIYTRFFEMKGIDATYEALDIQTGEFSSVIDVLLKEYDGLNVTIPFKEAVVAHVDCMVERSLRAVNCIFKGVGYNTDWIGFSNSLRDIKIEEPITILGAGGASRAVIYALKEFGVNRINVINRSTFRAERVAEDFNNRNFEVKIFSFDSLPSIVKKSKSIINATSIGMKGEYLSLGREEFQGISLVYDLIYSETPLQKVARECGVEKVIDGKAMLFFQACENLKIWGLFDKKTFERAFEEVVR
- a CDS encoding FMN-binding protein encodes the protein MRYWINVSIFIALSVTLIALVSIWHRNRPVEFPQTVEVRPFGEFQDGIYTGTEGYAVVQIEINDGKILSAKVLQNKPGSYSKSAEAVIDRVIDAQSLEVDMITGATATSRVIVDAIRNALKITE
- a CDS encoding fumarate hydratase, with translation MIPAGRIIERLEEAITKANTDMDPAIVESLDHYEGPFSSVLRENAVAAKETGLPICQDTGFLEFFVFQGNEVALEEPIIETLNSAVKKVYTEKPYRYSIVSDPFKRVNTRDNTPVVCHLFPERGKRFEIRFLIKGGGSENLSRLFMLNPTATVDDLVRTLVESLKESAARGCPPLKVGIGIGGSSDKAMVLAKLALTRSFDERHHDKDYAALEERILREINDLQIGYQGLGTGITAYSVHIETYPSHIAIMPVGLATDCYIARKGRVIFED
- a CDS encoding NAD(P)-dependent malic enzyme, whose product is MVLNEEALKLHKELRGKLEVKSRVSVDSMRALSLAYTPGVADVCRVINENKELVYDYTNKWNYVAVVSDGTAVLGLGDIGPEAGMPVMEGKALLFKEFGNVDAFPLCINVHEPDEIIAFVQALSPTFGGVNLEDISSPKCFYIEQELQRRLDIPIFHDDQHGAAIVATAALRNALKIVGKNMENLKVATVGVGAAGGATIKMLLAAGIRNIVAVDRNGILNKDDPKTLLNEFHRKIVGEINPDNLSGDLAKAIKGADVFIGTSVGGIISAEMIRSMAPGAIVFALANPVPEIMPDLAKEAGAKIVATGRSDFPNQINNVLAFPGIFRGALDVRSREINESMKLAATDALADAVGDDRLSADYILPKAFEPGIARKVAIAVARASLETGSAKLKISPNDIEETVDRGFRRIG
- a CDS encoding lyase family protein, yielding MGFSPIYSKHVLEKSYKHWATTFLDEFGRQNKAHLIMLARQGIIDSKTASALKKSMSKLDSTMEIPGEFPEGVEDLFFYYEKQLELLLGEKAGSLHTARSRNDMDTTVFRLYVRKLMISLIKQMLLLAGALIEKIRASREQLLVLYTHGQPAQVSTLAHYLSSFLIEFLEGLEGLNASMRVVNQCPLGAAAITTTGFNIDRQLVSDLLGFERPVPNSYQAIVTSHWLTYPSMWFKSILNDITRLMADMGHKASCEVGMLSFPDELVQVSSIMPQKRNPVIIEHIRIQSGMAAGDFQSLIDLFHNVSYQDVNEVADAPITSFTRGCETLSGLLELLEETLLKVSVDERKVDDIAIATGTTTTELADELVRREAISFRTAHVVTSAFVKSGYSFETLRRKFSELVGRALEMSDLELRKVLSPRHFVQVRNVPGGPSISAMESVITFIEEKVKIITDSLNGLIKNIVEREEQLSIEFNGLG
- a CDS encoding shikimate kinase, giving the protein MRVFLVGMMGSGKSTIGKILSSVLDLEFVDMDSEIEARSGKTVEKIFEDDGEGVFRKLERNLLKELVKKESIVVSTGGGIVLDTVNRRTLKKENTIYLKLPPADLFKRVDTLNRPLLKGGKEAIFRIWEERRELYEQFPSIEASNHSKWEIVASICMRLFSGEKRRIINGTHPVTLANGGFKAIGGMQNAVVSHRVFKVFSEWIPSSAFSIEDGEEAKGFHTLFEIYDFLMERGLSRNDVLSAAGGGTVTDLVGFAASTFKRGVPLTLFPTTLLSQVDASIGGKNGLNFRGGKNMIGNFYFPAETVLDPIATLSMDPGRFEEGLVEAFKIFLITGQWYDQFKSLCGKLKDRNIVTLNKMLEEAVVLKNEIVASDVHERGIRKILNLGHTLGHLYEPIVGVSHGTAVAWGLEREMYYFMNLGLVEESVYNDVCDTLSEIFGLDLPPLPIEEALRLLRNDKKGTTCDETEIEIPLLRSPGNFELLKVKLDELLAVVV
- the aroC gene encoding chorismate synthase: MKFSVAGDSHGQAMYGLIEGLPAGFPVSIDEIDKNLKRRQRGYGRGKRMGLEHDRAIIKSGLWNDLTTGAPILIEIANLAPRSEKETRSIPRPGHADYAAWTKYRLSDLTIYAERSSARWTAALVSIGSIACQMLSKLGIEIVSSVIAIGKIHCPIPDSVCVVARDASPVYCHDKLASGEMVAEIEKAIDKGDTLGGIFAVSAYGLPSGIGGYGELFERLDSKIGRYFLAIPSVKGVFVGNPDVSLPGSQYHDPFAVSNGKVSRLSNNAGGVEGGISNGQPLVVVASVKPIPTLENGIDSVNLKSMNVEKTPYVRSDVTAVPAASVVGESMLGLLLLESILEKYGNDSFDLLKGRLENESLPCWNDGLGEKHHR
- a CDS encoding FumA C-terminus/TtdB family hydratase beta subunit, which encodes MKIEDLRAGDELLYSGEFLLMRDAAQKRLKKMLDEGKELPISLDGMIIFYAGPAKPTKDSFGAIGPTTSSRMDSFLEMLYLKGVLATVGKGKRSLQAVSLCKKYRRVYFLAPSGAAAALAGRISGMTVVAFDDLGTEAIFRVSVKDFPLYVAIDCLGNDVFIKNRG
- a CDS encoding nuclear transport factor 2 family protein, producing MKKTLLFVLPLLVFAVSGCLNMVGKPESVLKSLEKEVLRGNVDRILELYAETVEISTTANPSGRPVTKADLRYYYNRFLTEREISSFSLNVESVEKPSSGQAVIYANFTLSFRYDDKDYSVEAEMTFSLSKAGRKWRITGEWNNPILSIYEPASKSPEY
- the aroA gene encoding 3-phosphoshikimate 1-carboxyvinyltransferase, with product MKILPVKKVRAEMEVPPDKSISHRALILSSMAEGRSIVHNLLESGDTLSTLRVMKEIGARFSGDFERMEIMPALWKEAARPLDCGNSGTTARIISGLLAGTPGLHILFGDESLSRRPMKRVIEPLKRMGALIFARNNDTLLPLSIKGGDLHGCTHDLQVASAQVKSAILLAGMKAEGITTVIEPVPSRDHTERMLDSMGAKMKINGRIVSIERGELNPVFFQIPGDVSSASFFLVLAILHPDASIIVRNVGLNERRTGLLKTLKKMGAEIEWTVEKTSPEPCGKIVAKSSRLTGLEIDTGLVPSMIDEIPLLALAGAKACGTTVIRGAGELRKKESDRITSTVENFRKLGVVIEELEDGFSIEGSQKIVGGRIDSAGDHRIAMLFAVAGILSEEGIEIGGADSVRISYPQFFKDIAEVCR